From the genome of Gammaproteobacteria bacterium, one region includes:
- the cmoA gene encoding carboxy-S-adenosyl-L-methionine synthase CmoA, producing the protein MAKDSIYSQPLPEVTAFAFDDKVAAVFSDMIRRSVPGYSTVIAMTGVLAERYATPHSHIYDLGCSLGAAVLAMRHRIHAPDCKIIAVDNSEAMIQRCRENLAVEDSTVAVDILCADLRDLNIENASVVVMNFTLQFIPKDQRDAIIRKIYQGMKPGGAFILSEKLHFDDADADRLLIELHHEFKRANGYSDLEISQKRSAIENVLVPETLQTHLQRLKNAGFAQSELWFQCFNFASVIAIKQ; encoded by the coding sequence ATGGCCAAGGATTCGATTTACTCGCAGCCATTACCCGAAGTCACCGCCTTTGCCTTTGACGACAAAGTCGCTGCGGTATTTTCCGACATGATTCGCCGCTCAGTGCCCGGCTACAGCACCGTCATCGCCATGACCGGCGTGCTGGCCGAACGCTACGCCACCCCGCACAGCCACATCTACGACCTGGGCTGCTCATTGGGTGCGGCCGTGTTGGCCATGCGCCACCGCATCCATGCGCCAGATTGCAAAATCATCGCGGTCGACAATTCCGAGGCCATGATTCAGCGCTGCCGCGAAAATCTGGCGGTGGAAGATTCCACCGTTGCGGTAGATATTTTGTGCGCCGACCTTCGCGATCTGAACATTGAAAATGCATCGGTGGTAGTGATGAATTTCACCTTGCAGTTCATCCCCAAGGACCAACGCGACGCCATCATCCGAAAAATCTATCAAGGGATGAAACCCGGCGGCGCGTTTATTCTGTCGGAAAAACTGCACTTTGACGACGCCGATGCCGACCGTCTGCTGATCGAATTACACCACGAGTTCAAACGCGCCAACGGCTACAGCGATCTGGAAATCAGCCAGAAACGCAGCGCCATCGAAAACGTGCTGGTTCCTGAAACTTTGCAAACACATTTGCAGCGTTTGAAAAACGCCGGCTTTGCGCAAAGCGAACTGTGGTTCCAGTGTTTTAATTTCGCCTCTGTTATCGCCATCAAACAATGA
- the cmoB gene encoding tRNA 5-methoxyuridine(34)/uridine 5-oxyacetic acid(34) synthase CmoB, with translation MINFDDFYRDLQRFDLGSLQAPLQQPLTDILSKKNGNLPRWLPAIETMPAVTPSTVELGDTINIGQRDDVTDQQRQQIEQNLRLLMPWRKGPFSFFDIFIDTEWRSDWKWQRVLPHLSSLEGRRILDIGCGSGYHLWRMWQQRAEFVVGIDPSLLFLMQFRAAKQFIGDCPVHLLPLGIEHLPTEMACFDTVFSMGVFYHRRSPIDHLLELKACLKPGGELVLETLIVEGGLGHTLVPEDRYAQMRNVWFIPSCATLELWLRRCGFENIVLADLNQTTVHEQRQTDWMQFESLPQFLQPDDHNLTIEGYPAPTRATFIARKP, from the coding sequence ATGATCAACTTCGACGATTTTTATCGCGACCTGCAGCGGTTTGATCTCGGCTCGCTACAGGCACCGCTACAACAACCACTGACAGACATTCTCAGCAAGAAAAACGGCAACTTGCCGCGCTGGCTGCCGGCGATTGAAACCATGCCCGCAGTCACGCCATCCACAGTTGAGCTGGGCGACACCATTAACATCGGCCAGCGTGATGATGTTACCGATCAACAACGCCAGCAGATTGAACAAAATCTGCGACTGCTCATGCCCTGGCGCAAAGGCCCCTTTTCCTTTTTCGACATTTTCATCGACACCGAATGGCGTTCGGATTGGAAATGGCAGCGGGTGTTACCGCATTTGTCATCACTGGAAGGCCGGCGTATTCTCGACATCGGCTGTGGCAGCGGTTATCACTTGTGGCGCATGTGGCAGCAACGTGCAGAATTCGTTGTTGGCATTGATCCGTCGCTGTTATTTTTGATGCAGTTTCGTGCCGCCAAACAGTTCATCGGCGATTGTCCCGTGCACTTGTTGCCGTTGGGCATTGAGCACTTGCCAACCGAGATGGCCTGCTTTGACACTGTATTTTCCATGGGCGTGTTTTATCATCGCCGCTCGCCCATCGATCACTTGCTGGAATTAAAAGCCTGCCTCAAACCCGGTGGCGAGCTGGTGCTGGAAACCCTGATTGTCGAGGGCGGACTAGGCCACACGCTGGTGCCCGAAGATCGTTACGCACAAATGCGCAATGTCTGGTTTATTCCCAGTTGCGCAACCCTGGAACTGTGGCTGCGGCGCTGCGGTTTTGAAAACATCGTACTTGCTGATCTCAACCAAACCACCGTGCATGAACAGCGACAAACCGACTGGATGCAGTTTGAATCCCTGCCGCAATTTCTGCAGCCTGACGATCACAACCTGACCATCGAAGGCTATCCTGCGCCCACGCGCGCGACCTTCATCGCACGCAAACCCTGA
- a CDS encoding DUF2452 domain-containing protein has product MSDKSNFKHQGSDNTAPYPVSRMAPAVTLTDMAREIEQADQQIQTHASAKLRIIADQIQALQAQAQQVLQQARNDQWLHRAKCNFKRLPGRIYHLYQKPEGDTYFSMLAAHEWGDEPPHTFLGSFRLEYDMSWTPAEQLAQRDDARTIIDKLLE; this is encoded by the coding sequence ATGAGTGACAAGTCCAACTTCAAACATCAGGGCAGCGACAACACCGCGCCCTACCCGGTCAGTCGCATGGCTCCCGCCGTGACCCTGACCGACATGGCGCGCGAAATCGAGCAGGCCGATCAGCAAATCCAGACCCACGCCAGTGCCAAGCTACGCATCATTGCCGATCAAATCCAGGCACTACAGGCCCAAGCCCAGCAGGTGCTGCAACAAGCCCGTAACGATCAGTGGCTGCACCGCGCCAAGTGCAATTTCAAACGCCTGCCTGGCCGCATTTATCATCTTTACCAAAAGCCCGAGGGCGACACCTATTTCTCCATGCTCGCCGCGCATGAATGGGGCGACGAGCCACCGCATACTTTCCTCGGTTCGTTTCGGCTTGAATACGACATGAGCTGGACGCCTGCCGAGCAACTGGCCCAGCGGGACGACGCCCGCACCATCATCGACAAACTGCTGGAGTAA
- a CDS encoding DUF2057 domain-containing protein: MKILLILLLLLLAGCSHTGPYKLYDQAQPGSSGHVTLKLPHAIDLLQLDQQKLKLPYSADAVRQYLLLPGKHQLTVRYRQLWLDGQANHEVVDSKLVTFSIDAHAGDELTLQTALPQTLSDARTFAKQIRLQLVNQQQQVIDGELLPEAKQPSSAIEVLFKDNGSSYDQLVTWWNAASDDEKNQFRRYIETHP; the protein is encoded by the coding sequence ATGAAAATCTTGCTGATACTCTTGCTGTTGTTGCTCGCCGGTTGCAGCCACACCGGGCCGTACAAACTATATGACCAAGCACAACCCGGCAGCAGCGGTCATGTCACGCTCAAACTGCCGCACGCCATTGATCTGCTGCAACTTGATCAACAGAAACTCAAGCTGCCTTACAGTGCCGATGCTGTTCGCCAATATTTGCTCTTGCCTGGCAAGCATCAATTGACCGTGCGCTACCGCCAGCTGTGGCTGGATGGCCAGGCCAATCATGAAGTGGTGGATTCCAAACTCGTGACGTTTAGCATCGACGCCCATGCCGGTGACGAGCTGACACTGCAAACTGCGCTGCCGCAAACCTTGTCCGATGCCCGCACCTTTGCCAAACAAATCCGACTGCAGCTGGTGAATCAACAGCAGCAAGTCATTGATGGTGAATTACTGCCTGAGGCCAAACAACCCAGCAGCGCCATCGAAGTTTTGTTCAAGGACAACGGCAGCAGCTATGACCAATTGGTTACCTGGTGGAACGCCGCCAGTGACGACGAAAAAAACCAGTTCCGCCGCTACATCGAAACCCATCCCTGA
- a CDS encoding HEAT repeat domain-containing protein codes for MRRWFLLALALLSGNAQAELTCSASFVAQYVEQLNVDPIKREEARRILRDCGDSAANNLLMLLQSDQTPIDSRQTAVNLLSQLAPQDQITLVFINRLKHDPDLTVRRDIARALALHIQAKPQVTAALIETLADKNEHPLVRGAAADALSKLKTTDHAALQAMQQVLLDANADMDVRVDALAALRSLGHLAVEILPVLLTEYLNSQSNLEKTVVQAALVAISKDLVVNERIDTLAAIDQALGHLESVDKQQKQNLPGYDEMEFSLWHAEKYLRTLRWEKRVRDIENIKTWVGENQWVIAGPLYVAWLLLWLLIYRFFPLVVLNSSKYFDGINRFLPNTLSALPVKFFVFIPMLQYRPRVLQAWVKTQLDTAQQRYPLLPLARAHATHVAVQFKLGDELLDSPMNPLLTQLFRSQHSQTNLLIVGEGGSGKSNLAVELGRLCLQPQGLGAQPMLPVILDRDFKPDETITSHVSTQLHHLLDLPADCLPDEMIIALLKYKHIVLLVDHLSELSDATQEHIQPGRKDFLPRALIMTSRREENFDDSIVHVLHPTRLSSRLLADFCDQYLEARNKRKLYSDREFFELCKSIIQLAGQDGITPLLATLYLDQMAYARSHGRDESGPHSIPELMLHYLNTLNRGVPEDERLPDRNVHRFAEALAWLCLRNNFRPMPVREEEISHATRGAIGAQQLNYLQHRLHLIDSYSAAQDQVAFCTKALAEHLAARHVVRLLGKSEDNWKQFIQRCRQQLRRDASVGSFIQAVGQCAQTYGAELQLPSFVVPSLLLQPKAQPA; via the coding sequence ATGCGTCGTTGGTTTTTACTCGCACTTGCACTGCTATCTGGCAACGCTCAGGCTGAATTAACTTGTTCCGCCAGTTTTGTCGCGCAATATGTTGAACAGCTCAACGTTGATCCCATCAAGCGAGAAGAAGCGCGCCGAATCTTGCGCGATTGCGGCGACAGCGCTGCCAACAATTTGCTGATGCTATTGCAGTCCGACCAAACGCCCATTGACAGTCGGCAAACCGCCGTCAATTTGCTCAGTCAGCTAGCACCGCAAGATCAAATCACCTTGGTTTTTATCAATCGCCTGAAGCATGATCCCGACCTGACCGTGCGTCGTGATATTGCCCGCGCGCTGGCACTGCATATTCAGGCCAAGCCGCAGGTCACCGCCGCACTGATCGAAACTCTGGCAGATAAAAACGAACACCCACTGGTGCGCGGCGCGGCTGCGGATGCACTCAGCAAACTAAAAACCACCGACCACGCCGCCCTGCAGGCCATGCAACAAGTGCTGCTTGATGCCAATGCCGACATGGACGTTCGCGTTGATGCCCTGGCCGCACTGCGTTCTCTGGGTCATCTGGCAGTTGAAATTCTGCCGGTGTTGCTCACGGAATATCTCAACAGCCAAAGCAACCTGGAGAAAACTGTCGTTCAGGCAGCGCTGGTCGCCATCAGCAAGGATCTTGTTGTCAACGAGCGCATCGACACCCTGGCCGCCATTGACCAGGCATTGGGCCACCTTGAATCTGTCGACAAACAGCAAAAACAGAATCTGCCAGGCTATGACGAAATGGAGTTTTCGCTATGGCATGCGGAAAAATATCTGCGCACCCTGCGCTGGGAAAAACGGGTGCGCGATATTGAAAACATCAAAACCTGGGTTGGTGAAAATCAATGGGTCATTGCCGGACCACTGTATGTTGCCTGGCTGCTGCTCTGGTTGCTGATTTACCGCTTTTTCCCGCTGGTGGTGCTCAACTCGTCCAAATATTTCGACGGCATCAACCGCTTTTTGCCCAATACCTTGTCGGCCTTGCCGGTCAAGTTTTTTGTTTTCATTCCCATGCTGCAATACCGCCCACGTGTGTTGCAGGCCTGGGTCAAAACCCAATTGGACACTGCCCAGCAACGCTATCCACTGTTGCCGCTGGCTCGGGCACATGCAACCCATGTTGCAGTGCAATTCAAACTGGGTGACGAACTGCTCGACTCACCCATGAATCCGCTGCTGACGCAATTATTTCGCTCGCAGCATTCGCAAACCAATTTGCTCATCGTTGGTGAAGGCGGCAGTGGCAAAAGCAATCTGGCAGTCGAATTGGGCCGGCTGTGCCTGCAACCGCAAGGCTTAGGTGCGCAACCGATGCTGCCGGTGATTCTCGATCGCGACTTCAAGCCCGACGAAACTATTACCAGCCACGTTTCAACCCAGTTGCATCATTTGCTCGACCTGCCCGCCGACTGCCTGCCTGACGAAATGATCATCGCGCTGTTGAAATACAAACACATCGTGCTGCTGGTAGATCATTTATCCGAACTCAGTGACGCGACCCAGGAACACATTCAGCCTGGCCGGAAGGATTTTCTGCCACGCGCGCTGATCATGACCTCGCGGCGGGAAGAAAATTTCGACGACAGCATCGTTCATGTGCTCCACCCCACCCGCCTCAGCAGTCGCCTGCTGGCCGACTTTTGCGATCAATACCTGGAGGCACGCAACAAGCGCAAACTGTACTCAGACCGCGAATTTTTTGAACTGTGCAAATCCATCATTCAGCTCGCTGGTCAGGACGGCATTACGCCGTTGTTGGCCACGCTGTATCTGGACCAAATGGCCTATGCCCGCAGCCATGGTCGCGACGAGTCCGGCCCGCATTCCATCCCCGAACTGATGCTGCACTACCTGAACACCCTCAATCGCGGGGTTCCGGAAGACGAGCGCCTTCCCGATCGCAATGTCCACCGCTTTGCCGAGGCATTGGCCTGGCTATGTCTGCGCAACAATTTCCGCCCCATGCCCGTGCGCGAGGAAGAAATCAGCCACGCCACCCGTGGTGCCATCGGTGCACAACAGCTTAATTATCTGCAACACCGGCTGCACCTGATCGACAGTTACTCCGCCGCCCAGGATCAGGTCGCCTTTTGCACCAAAGCCTTGGCCGAGCACCTGGCGGCACGCCACGTGGTTCGCCTGCTGGGTAAATCCGAAGACAACTGGAAGCAGTTCATCCAGCGCTGCCGCCAGCAACTGCGCCGCGATGCCAGCGTCGGCAGCTTCATTCAGGCGGTCGGCCAGTGCGCCCAAACCTACGGTGCCGAACTGCAATTGCCGTCGTTTGTCGTCCCCAGCCTGTTGCTTCAGCCCAAGGCTCAGCCCGCCTGA
- a CDS encoding D-hexose-6-phosphate mutarotase, whose protein sequence is MSIDSLNQKFAIKNVLTFRTSAEGAIIADIDNAFSTASISLSGGHVMSWKPKDQAQPVVWLSEQAKVAPGKSIRGGVPICWPWFGAHASEASFPGHGHARTTPWSITASSTLPGGETRVELQMNVDEKSKTFWPHNTPLSLNVTIGKRLQISLTTRNDTAQPVTITEALHTYFQISDIDGVSVSGLENCDYFDKVEDFAKKKQQGEIRFAGETDRVYVNTKTTCVIHDAALKRRIHIGKSSSASTVVWTPWTEKAEKMGDMGANQGWRKMLCVESANAMENAVSIAPGASHSLTVDYWVEAI, encoded by the coding sequence ATGTCTATCGATTCGTTGAATCAAAAATTCGCCATCAAAAACGTGCTCACGTTTCGCACGTCAGCAGAAGGCGCCATTATTGCCGACATTGACAACGCATTTTCCACGGCCAGCATCAGTCTGTCCGGCGGCCATGTGATGTCATGGAAACCCAAGGATCAGGCGCAACCTGTGGTCTGGCTGTCCGAGCAAGCCAAAGTCGCCCCCGGCAAATCCATTCGTGGCGGCGTGCCCATTTGCTGGCCCTGGTTTGGCGCTCACGCCAGCGAAGCCAGTTTTCCCGGCCACGGCCACGCCCGCACCACACCCTGGAGCATCACTGCCAGCAGCACACTGCCCGGTGGCGAAACCCGCGTTGAACTGCAAATGAACGTGGACGAAAAAAGCAAAACCTTCTGGCCACACAACACGCCGCTGAGCCTGAACGTCACCATCGGCAAGCGTTTGCAAATCAGCCTGACCACGCGTAACGACACCGCGCAGCCCGTCACCATCACCGAAGCGTTGCACACGTATTTTCAGATCAGCGACATCGACGGCGTCAGCGTCAGCGGTTTGGAAAACTGCGATTATTTCGACAAGGTGGAAGATTTTGCCAAGAAAAAACAGCAAGGTGAAATTCGTTTTGCCGGCGAAACAGATCGCGTCTACGTCAACACCAAAACCACCTGCGTTATTCACGATGCCGCGTTAAAGCGCCGCATTCACATCGGCAAATCTTCCAGCGCCTCCACCGTGGTGTGGACGCCCTGGACTGAAAAAGCCGAAAAAATGGGTGACATGGGAGCCAACCAGGGCTGGCGGAAAATGTTGTGCGTTGAAAGCGCCAACGCCATGGAAAATGCCGTGAGCATTGCCCCTGGCGCCAGTCACAGTTTGACCGTTGATTACTGGGTCGAAGCGATTTAA